A window of Ipomoea triloba cultivar NCNSP0323 chromosome 2, ASM357664v1 contains these coding sequences:
- the LOC116009914 gene encoding transcription factor GTE4-like — MDSGRNELNSSERIRWGDASRVYTRKGKRKAVFITADDDGATNAATTTTTTAVPQVGNSNEDSQKQGSADVPEPIRQTLESEEAKLPEQQEHPEAPRQEQEVSESHNSLTRNSTRDGGDGDEHAVVPNGGIGPVVEPDNHIDEPDGRIVVVPDNHIDEPLSVHWVETEVVKPVISRVEDRVRIDFSGGSSVDEIRDLRKKLESELSEVRDLVNRLETSELQLTAYDNNNSVDVSITGSVGGVAGDFGAYGRPQYPLSCVIKNRSLVRVNSEISSVGHQNVRPFRPPSIIVTANNHGLSDLVEKEKRTPKANQYYANSEFLLGKDRLPPESNKKLKTNGARKKHGGQSDHGFGFSFGSYKQKNQAFRNCSALLQKLMKHNYGWVFNNPVDTDALGLHDYHEVIKHPMDLGTIKTRLSQNWYKSPREFAEDVRLVFRNAMTYNPKGQDVHIMAEQMSKIFEEKWVVIEADYNPNWKLQVYHDPDLSTPTSRKVATPTFVPSPVPASVLTPQMRTFDRSESIARSADAKTKPSFPCRTPVPKKPKAKDANKRDMTYEEKQKLSTNLQGLPSDRLDTIVQIIKKRNTSLAQHDDEIEVDIDSVDAETLWELDRFVTNYKKSLSKNRKKAEIKQARAAQAALATTPLPVVTESQNENRNGGTNNCPTTCPVPPAQGDRQVDNAIRSSSSSSSSSDSGSSSSDSDSDSSSASGSDAAHSPRS; from the exons ATGGATTCGGGTAGAAATGAGCTGAATTCAAGTGAAAGGATACGGTGGGGAGATGCTAGCAGAGTCTATACCAGAAAGGGCAAAAGGAAGGCCGTTTTTATCACCGCCGACGATGACGGAGCAACAAACGCggccactaccaccaccaccacggCGGTACCCCAGGTCGGTAACTCCAACGAAGATAGTCAGAAGCAGGGGAGTGCTGATGTTCCAGAACCGATTAGGCAAACCCTAGAATCCGAGGAAGCGAAACTACCAGAGCAACAAGAACACCCCGAGGCTCCGCGTCAGGAGCAGGAGGTTTCAGAATCGCACAATTCTTTGACTCGGAATTCTACTCGGGATGGAGGCGACGGTGATGAGCACGCGGTTGTGCCCAATGGTGGAATTGGGCCAGTGGTGGAGCCGGATAATCACATAGATGAGCCAGATGGAAGAATCGTAGTGGTGCCGGATAATCACATAGATGAACCACTGTCAGTACACTGGGTGGAGACTGAGGTGGTGAAGCCTGTAATTAGTAGGGTTGAAGATAGGGTTAGGATTGATTTTTCAGGAGGGAGCTCTGTTGATGAGATTAGGGATCTTAGGAAGAAACTAGAAAGTGAGCTCTCTGAGGTTAGGGATTTAGTAAACAGACTAGAAACAAGTGAGCTTCAGCTAACTgcttatgataataataatagtgtgGATGTTAGTATTACTGGTAGTGTTGGTGGTGTTGCTGGAGATTTTGGTGCTTATGGGCGTCCACAGTATCCCCTGAGTTGTGTGATCAAGAATAGATCTTTAGTGAGAGTGAATTCAGAGATAAGTTCAGTGGGGCATCAAAATGTTAGGCCATTTAGGCCACCAAGTATTATAGTCACTGCAAACAATCATGGGCTTAGTGATCTTGTGGAGAAGGAAAAGAGGACACCAAAAGCTAATCAGTATTATGCAAATTCGGAGTTCCTACTTGGAAAGGATCGGTTGCCTCCTGAAAGCAATAAAAAGTTGAAGACCAATGGTGCTAGGAAGAAGCATGGTGGTCAGTCAGACCATGGCTTTGGCTTCAGTTTTGGGTCTTATAAACAAAAGAATCAGGCATTCAGGAACTGCAGTGCCCTGCTTCAGAAGCTGATGAAGCACAATTATGGTTGGGTGTTTAATAATCCAGTGGACACTGATGCTCTTGGGCTACATGATTATCATGAAGTTATTAAACATCCCATGGATTTGGGCACAATTAAGACTAGGCTATCCCAGAATTGGTACAAATCTCCAAGGGAGTTCGCAGAGGATGTGAGACTTGTGTTTCGTAATGCCATGACATATAACCCAAAAGGCCAGGATGTTCACATTATGGCAGAACAGATGTCCAAGATTTTTGAAGAGAAGTGGGTGGTTATAGAGGCTGATTATAATCCAAATTGGAAGCTTCAAGTTTATCATGACCCAGATTTGTCCACTCCCACTTCTAGAAAGGTGGCTACTCCTACCTTTGTCCCTTCACCAGTTCCAGCATCTGTTCTTACTCCTCAGATGAGAACTTTTGACAGGTCTGAATCAATTGCTAGGTCTGCTGATGCCAAAACGAAGCCATCTTTTCCTTGTAGGACACCGGTTCCTAAGAAACCAAAAGCTAAGGATGCAAACAAGCGGGACATGACATATGAGGAGAAACAGAAACTTAGCACAAACCTTCAGGGTTTACCTTCTGACAGGCTTGATACTATTGTTCAGATCATCAAGAAGAGGAACACATCACTTGCACAACATGATGATGAGATTGAAGTAGATATTGATAGTGTTGATGCAGAAACACTTTGGGAGCTTGATAGGTTTGTTACCAACTACAAGAAAAGTCTTagcaaaaataggaaaaaggcTGAAATTAAACAAGCTAGAGCAGCTCAGGCTGCTCTTGCAACG ACCCCTTTGCCAGTGGTTACTGAATCACAGAACGAGAATAGAAATG GAGggacaaataattgtccaactACTTGCCCTGTTCCTCCTGCTCAAGGTGATAGACAGGTGGATAATGCAATTAGGTCTAGCAGCTCAAGTAGTTCTAGCAGTGACTCTGGATCATCTTCAAGTG ATTCTGATAGTGATAGCTCCTCTGCGTCTGGATCAGATGCTGCCCATTCTCCTAGGAGTTGA